A stretch of the Rosa rugosa chromosome 5, drRosRugo1.1, whole genome shotgun sequence genome encodes the following:
- the LOC133711487 gene encoding uncharacterized protein LOC133711487 encodes MIISPFNNASVPASAQATFPYLFAVSKYLKVPCAHGCIFALMDIGSSLHFQSTGMSGKNNMWVVEMISTLVRRLSPTPSGAALMSVALNILAKMLKWISVFVSELEKFGAL; translated from the exons atgatcatttccccttttaACAATGCATCAGTTCCAGCTTCAGCTCAGGCTACCTTTCCATACCTATTTGCTGTCAGCAAGTACTTGAAGGTACCGTGTGCTCATG GCTGTATATTTGCTTTGATGGATATTGGGAGCTCTTTGCATTTCCAATCAACTGGCATGAGTGGGAAGAATAACATGTG GGTGGTTGAGATGATTAGCACTTTAGTCAGAAGGTTATCCCCTACTCCTAGCGGTGCTGCTCTAATGTCCGTGGCTTTAAACATATTGGCAAAGATGTTAAAATG GATTAGTGTTTTTGTTTCTGAATTAGAGAAATTTGGTGCTCTTTAG